The proteins below come from a single Aegilops tauschii subsp. strangulata cultivar AL8/78 chromosome 6, Aet v6.0, whole genome shotgun sequence genomic window:
- the LOC109779868 gene encoding putative ripening-related protein 6, translated as MANTTKVVAILGVLVFLQAVSCTIARHHADSGSSLASVQAGTMTLDGYEQGAEGGGPAACDGIYYSDGDFLATLPTELYAGGSLCHKFIGILSTQTGHSARAMVVDVCDDCDDDELGTSAAVWNALGLEANVGVAPIRWSVQ; from the coding sequence ATGGCGAACACCaccaaggtggtggcaatcttagGCGTTCTTGTGTTCCTGCAGGCTGTATCATGCACCATCGCCCGACACCACGCTGATTCAGGGTCGTCTCTCGCCAGCGTCCAGGCAGGAACGATGACGCTGGATGGGTACGAACAAGGAGCGGAGGGCGGCGGGCCAGCAGCGTGCGATGGCATATACTACAGCGACGGAGATTTCCTGGCAACGCTGCCTACGGAGCTGTACGCTGGCGGGAGCCTGTGCCACAAGTTTATAGGCATCCTGAGCACGCAAACCGGGCACAGCGCGAGGGCCATGGTTGTGGACGTGTGCGATGACTGCGACGACGACGAGCTGGGGACATCAGCTGCCGTGTGGAATGCCCTGGGGCTCGAAGCCAATGTCGGCGTCGCGCCCATCAGGTGGTCTGTGCAATGA